One segment of Babesia bigemina genome assembly Bbig001, chromosome : II DNA contains the following:
- a CDS encoding asparagine rich protein, putative, which yields MWFQLLKNGNSDKERLQGCSRRFDSNELEVLHKLYKELASRSQTSGIDKETFLQYFDLPGLWGERLFRHFDTNDSGDVELAEFLSGVAACCRGTHTEKITVLFRMFDLNEDGRVQKSELLAMLSNFPVMTSNMTKCSQRQLSNQSTVIPSSLPSAPRSGGTTKRSVGVEKLNSYVSNISESKCIVPGFHEPMIVKRTEPGPTAWKDVASSLSRLSLQSRGSIEFQSSMDISARELPDSPRPNDALAKELLGKKKVNGTTQSRPESGRSQNSGLVDRLSSVVALRDGKPDVDPSYGSSTRESGQSSPSIHRGDGGAAPEQSDPCPAGEDDKLVNKTVSDLKSTGKDVCRGTTERDEADVSIQSQSIRMTDLQDTDESILAANAIIEQERLSCGDSTTLDILVEDILEECQFSANGSFDFPAFKAWLCKNSSVLSMFSEYLHEEVWGLRGNAFMTSRENHALARGDVNMSRYPSVQYEQTDNDLSGRTDPELPDRVVQRMVYQMFLTNGKQSRAFEDSMSSLGNVVSDELLQYVQHVSTGTPTAADVKPTTAGHNPADQKAGANRSSPPMAVSIGRQLLSCPKCKTPLFMCPVCFRRHDELTLHISNEVHVECKNCSKQGQITVFTCCWICNWDFTAAVTLALSELQKRATNVDRKEGLTSPVVKAASAPCTGILREKRRSLLRPTISVSCSSSTSDSQSEINSIDDPGEAHRSTAEWPQPVVKMPQKVGYMYKRGRHFYTWEKRYYMLIDNVLYYYVSEDSTTPRGCIFLEGCYLDSLADSDVSNMFGFCICHKGQKTTRRKLYAQTQEDFVQWVDALSAAMKQQSLMQMYTVCEQLGHGKFSVVYRAINNSSGEEFAVKIVDKTRISQQERELLRSEIAILRLLRHQHVIYLKDVSDMRDSLYIVMELVRGGELYDLITQRHRLSEAHTHKIICQLLQIVAYLHKCGIIHRDIKPENILLTDKSEAATIKLTDFGLSTLCGPNELLTQPCGTLAYVAPEVLTLQGYNQKADVWSVGVIMYLLLRGRLPFSIKQPLTLDLIGHYRVRFDGRQWDSVSTCAKDLISKMLQPNPAARISVFEALEHIWVSNFVAVNHDEVYTGVGEIETTKELMRSLRYATDTTLVIPYSDSCANNIDALEAEEAEGGLTTVHE from the coding sequence ATGTGGTTCCAACTCTTGAAGAACGGCAACAGCGATAAGGAACGCCTTCAAGGCTGCTCGCGGCGGTTCGACAGCAATGAGTTGGAGGTGCTGCATAAGCTCTATAAGGAGCTGGCCAGCCGGTCGCAGACCAGCGGGATCGACAAGGAGACGTTCCTGCAGTACTTCGACCTCCCCGGGCTATGGGGAGAGCGACTGTTTCGGCACTTCGATACGAACGACTCGGGGGATGTGGAACTTGCAGAGTTCCTCTCGGGCGTCGCGGCGTGCTGCAGGGGCACCCACACGGAGAAGATCACGGTGCTGTTCCGCATGTTCGACCTCAACGAAGATGGGCGCGTGCAGAAGTCAGAGCTGTTGGCGATGCTGTCGAACTTCCCCGTCATGACCAGCAACATGACCAAGTGCTCGCAGCGCCAGCTGTCCAACCAGAGCACCGTCATACCCTCGAGCCTGCCCTCCGCGCCGCGGTCGGGCGGAACCACGAAGCGTTCGGTGGGCGTGGAGAAGCTCAATTCGTACGTCAGCAACATCAGCGAGTCCAAGTGCATAGTGCCGGGTTTCCACGAGCCGATGATAGTGAAAAGGACCGAACCGGGTCCAACGGCGTGGAAGGACGTGGCCTCGTCGCTCAGCAGGCTATCGCTGCAGTCGCGGGGGTCCATCGAGTTCCAGTCTAGTATGGACATATCGGCGAGAGAGTTACCAGACTCGCCGAGACCAAACGACGCTTTGGCAAAGGAGTTGTTAGGAAAGAAGAAAGTGAATGGCACCACGCAATCTAGGCCCGAGTCGGGGCGCTCACAAAATTCTGGTCTTGTTGATCGGCTATCCAGTGTAGTCGCGCTTCGCGACGGCAAACCGGACGTGGATCCTTCTtatggcagcagcaccagGGAATCCGGTCAAAGCTCACCTTCCATCCACCGCGGCGACGGTGGCGCTGCCCCTGAGCAAAGTGACCCGTGTCCTGCTGGGGAGGACGACAAGCTGGTAAATAAAACTGTGTCGGACCTGAAAAGCACGGGGAAGGACGTGTGCCGCGGCACAACGGAACGCGATGAGGCGGATGTATCGATCCAATCGCAGAGCATCCGAATGACGGACCTCCAGGATACCGACGAGTCCATCCTCGCAGCAAACGCCATCATCGAGCAGGAGAGGCTCTCCTGCGGCGATAGCACCACCCTGGACATTTTGGTCGAGGATATACTGGAGGAATGCCAGTTCAGCGCGAACGGCAGCTTCGACTTCCCGGCGTTCAAGGCGTGGTTGTGCAAGAATAGTTCGGTGCTGTCTATGTTTTCCGAGTACCTGCACGAGGAGGTATGGGGACTACGGGGGAACGCGTTCATGACTTCGCGCGAAAACCACGCCCTGGCGCGTGGGGACGTAAATATGAGCCGCTACCCCTCTGTGCAGTACGAGCAAACTGACAATGATCTGAGCGGCCGGACCGATCCAGAGCTCCCCGACAGAGTGGTGCAGCGCATGGTCTATCAGATGTTCCTCACTAACGGCAAGCAGTCGAGAGCGTTCGAAGACAGCATGTCGTCTCTGGGAAACGTGGTCAGTGATGAACTCCTGCAGTACGTCCAGCATGTCTCCACCGGCACTCCTACCGCGGCTGACGTCAAACCGACCACGGCCGGCCACAATCCAGCTGACCAGAAAGCCGGTGCAAATCGCAGCAGCCCTCCAATGGCGGTATCAATCGGCAGGCAGCTGCTGTCGTGCCCCAAATGTAAGACGCCGCTTTTCATGTGCCCGGTCTGCTTCAGGAGGCACGACGAACTGACACTACACATCAGCAACGAGGTCCACGTGGAGTGCAAGAACTGCTCGAAACAGGGCCAGATCACTGTgttcacctgctgctggatcTGCAACTGGGATTTCACCGCGGCCGTGACTTTGGCGCTATCGGAGCTGCAGAAACGTGCCACCAACGTCGATCGGAAAGAGGGCTTGACTTCCCCGGTGGTCAAAGCAGCCTCAGCGCCCTGCACCGGCATTCTGCGTGAAAAGCGGAGGTCGCTGCTTCGGCCGACCATCAGCGtgtcgtgcagcagcagcacatCCGACTCACAGAGCGAAATCAACAGTATCGATGACCCGGGCGAAGCGCATCGCAGCACAGCAGAGTGGCCGCAGCCTGTGGTCAAGATGCCGCAGAAGGTTGGCTACATGTACAAGCGGGGGAGGCATTTCTACACCTGGGAAAAGCGGTACTACATGCTCATCGACAACGTGCTGTACTACTACGTCAGTGAGGACAGCACCACGCCCAGAGGATGCATCTTCCTGGAGGGGTGCTACCTCGACTCACTGGCAGACAGCGACGTGTCGAACATGTTCGGCTTCTGCATTTGCCATAAGGGGCAAAAAACAACGCGCCGCAAGCTCTACGCGCAAACCCAGGAGGATTTCGTGCAGTGGGTGGACGCGCTTTCGGCCGCCATGAAGCAGCAAAGCCTCATGCAGATGTACACCGTGTGCGAGCAGCTGGGGCACGGCAAGTTCAGCGTGGTCTACCGCGCCATCAACAACAGCTCCGGCGAGGAGTTCGCCGTGAAGATCGTGGACAAGACCCGAATCAGCCAGCAGGAGCGCGAGCTGCTGCGTAGCGAGATTGCCATCCTGCGCCTGCTCAGACACCAGCACGTCATCTACCTCAAGGATGTGAGCGACATGCGCGACTCGCTGTACATCGTCATGGAGCTGGTTCGCGGCGGCGAACTGTACGACCTGATAACCCAGCGTCACCGCCTGTCGGAGGCGCACACTCACAAGatcatctgccagctgctgcagatcGTCGCGTACCTGCACAAGTGCGGCATCATCCACCGCGACATCAAGCCGGAGAACATCCTGCTCACCGACAAAAGCGAGGCTGCGACCATCAAGCTCACGGACTTTGGGCTCTCCACGCTGTGCGGCCCGAACGAGCTGCTGACGCAGCCCTGCGGGACCCTGGCGTACGTTGCTCCGGAGGTCCTGACGCTGCAGGGATACAACCAGAAGGCTGATGTCTGGTCTGTCGGCGTGATCATgtacctgctgctgcgagGAAGGCTGCCCTTCTCCATAAAGCAGCCGCTCACCCTTGACCTGATCGGCCACTACCGCGTCCGTTTCGACGGGCGCCAGTGGGACTCAGTGTCCACCTGCGCCAAGGACCTCATTTCCAAAATGCTGCAGCCCAACCCGGCGGCGCGCATAAGCGTGTTCGAGGCGCTGGAGCACATCTGGGTGAGCAACTTCGTGGCGGTGAACCACGACGAGGTGTACACCGGCGTGGGGGAAATCGAGACCACCAAGGAGCTCATGCGGTCGCTGCGCTACGCCACAGAcaccaccttggtgatCCCGTACAGCGACAGCTGCGCCAACAACATCGATGCGCTGGAGGCGGAGGAAGCCGAGGGTGGGCTGACCACCGTCCACGAGTGA
- a CDS encoding F-BOX/LEUCINE RICH REPEAT domain containg PROTEIN, with product MDPAGFAPVCRELYSLAVLERPEVCVSRGIHLGVRSERLLNTVFKCVRVRLLDVSGWERWNDRLVQRLALCHRMGQFRCLRALLMRGCNEVSNSAVSGLLEALGGELRYLDLSDCAKLGFACLPPTLVNLKVLLIGYQRKRGSIADGDLLAHIVGGRRLVAPRLEWLSLQNRLEVKSLRGIGRLAPTLRVLDLRGCSEIPADEYTHCASLPRLEELYAGTALTSEVLCNIAKGCPALRVLDVSGSDVSPDCVNAICSNLKALEKLKLTKCTALTNQGVGRLLEALPALSLLDVSHCWKLSDSLANALPPIASKGTNCTIHLYCSSRRVKLGGLQLLDRPHTPGNGDGGPACPDIWCGSHFAPPGVKCRPISVEAP from the exons ATGGACCCCGCGGGATTCGCGCCCGTCTGCCGCGAGCTGTACTCGCTGGCGGTGCTGGAGCGGCCTGAGGTCTGCGTGTCGCGTGGCATCCACCTCGGCGTCCGCTCCGAAAGGCTGCTCAACACAGTTTTCAA ATGTGTGCGCGTGCGCCTGCTCGATGTGTCCGGCTGGGAGCGCTGGAACGACCGTCTTGTGCAGCGTCTGGCTCTGTGCCACCGCATGGGCCAGTTCCGCTGTCTACGCGCCCTGCTGATGCGCGGCTGCAACGAGGTGTCCAACAGCGCCGTCAGCGGGCTGCTGGAAGCACTGGGCGGCGAGTTGCGGTACCTCGACCTTAGCGACTGCGCCAAGCTGGGATTTGCATGTCTTCCACCCACGCTTGTCAACCTGAAG GTGCTCCTGATAGGGTACCAGCGCAAACGCGGGAGCATCGCGGATGGCGACTTGCTGGCCCACATCGTGGGAGGAAGGCGCCTAGTTGCGCCGCGTCTGGAGTGGCTCTCGCTGCAGAACAGGCTCGAAGTCAAATCGCTGCGGGGGATCGGACGCCTGGCCCCTACCCTGAGGGTGCTGGATCTGCGCGGGTGCAGCGAAATACCTGCAGACGAGTACACGCACTGCGCGTCGTTGCCGCGACTGGAGGAACTTTACGCGGGCACTGCGCTAACTAGCGAGGTGTTGTGCAATATCGCAAAGGGCTGCCCTGCCCTCAGGGTGCTTGACGTGTCGGGCTCGGACGTCTCCCCGGACTGCGTCAACGCCATATGCAGCAATCTAAAGGCTCTGGAGAAGCTCAAGCTTACGAAGTGCACGGCGCTCACCAACCAAGGCGTTGGCCGACTGCTCGAAGCGCTGCCCGCGCTGAGCCTGCTGGACGTGTCGCACTGCTGGAAACTCTCAGACTCCCTGGCAAACGCCCTGCCGCCGATCGCGTCGAAAGGTACGAACTGTACTATTCACTTATATTGTTCCAGCAGGCGAGTTAAGCTTGGGGGTTTACAACTGCTCGATCGACCACACACGCCTGGCAATGGCGATGGAGGACCGGCGTGCCCCGACATCTGGTGCGGTTCGCATTTTGCGCCACCAGGAGTTAAATGTCGTCCCATCAGCGTCGAAGCACCTTAG
- a CDS encoding zinc finger domain containingg protein,putative — protein sequence MSLLKDFECPICFKLLFRPVTTVCGHNFCKACVDQVTAYSSKCPICRAALCMEYAPNTLLMQAITELFVNEVREREAENLATAQAEEARFRRRCGEQRFDGEGYLPVLYCNRRNPPMFRGEETSFVMRTSDVTQLLQFSMSRGGMLLVLCDDGQNTQYGALAKIVNTELGTAAADDHTPFTVRAKGVERVESVGTAVSSGHGWFTSMYRIMRDDFIFPYSQEQNESEALIRLQHAVTQKSISRESLVPEFNDTKALAGKALTDMDRYRLCCQLLQLCAIIARRQLQDCSAGARRLFTSQFSNLMVVGDDPTSEEVETTSLFYARLVVASNDEKWRWYTMRDPLTRLVEVADIFVHAGDSCVLQLQANPTYKLGIFWSTLLLLVAAVLLSKVLRR from the exons ATGAGTCTCCTGAAGGACTTCGAATGTCCG ATCTGTTTTAAGCTGCTCTTCCGGCCGGTGACGACAGTATGTGGCCACAACTTCTGCAAGGCCTGCGTGGACCAG GTCACAGCGTACAGTTCGAAATGCCCAATTTGCCGTGCGGCGCTGTGCATGGAGTACGCTCCCAACACGCTGCTTATGCAGGCGATCACTGAACTGTTCGTCAACGAAGTGCGCGAGCGTGAGGCCGAGAACCTCGCCACTGCGCAGGCGGAGGAGGCGCGCTTCCGTCGTCGTTGCGGCGAGCAGCGCTTCGACGGCGAGGGGTACCTGCCCGTGCTATATTGCAACCGGCGGAACCCGCCG ATGTTCCGCGGAGAAGAAACTTCCTTCGTAATGAGAACGTCGGACGTGACCCAGTTGCTGCAGTTTTCAATG AGCCGAGGAGGCATGCTGCTCGTgctatgcgatgatggCCAAAATACTCAATACGGCGCGCTTGCGAAGATTGTCAATACGGAGTTgggcaccgccgcagcggaTGACCACACGCCGTTCACGGTGCGTGCGAAGGGCGTTGAGCGCGTGGAGTCGGTGGGCACCGCGGTCAGCAGCGGGCACGGGTGGTTCACCAGTATGTACCGTATAATGCGGGACGACTTCATTTTCCCCTACTCCCAGGAGCAAAATGAGTCGGAGGCTCTGATCCGTCTGCAGCACGCGGTCACGCAGAAGTCGATTTCCCGGGAATCGCTGGTGCCCGAATTCAATGACACCAAGGCATTGGCTGGCAAAGCGCTGACCGATATGGACCGCTATCGGTTGTgctgccagctgctgcagctgtgcGCGATAATTGCACGacggcagctgcaggacTGCAGTGCCGGGGCACGGCGTCTCTTCACGTCGCAGTTTTCCAATTTAATGGTTGTCGGTGACGACCCCACGTccgaggaggtggagaCCACCTCGTTGTTCTACGCGCGACTAGTGGTCGCCAGCAACGATGAGAAGTGGCGGTGGTACACCATGCGTG ACCCGCTTACGCGCCTGGTTGAAGTGGCCGATATATTCGTGCACGCTGGAGACAGCTGCGTTCTACAATTACA GGCCAATCCGACGTACAAGCTGGGGATCTTTTGGTCGACGCTGCTCCTCCTTGTAGCTGCCGTGCTACTCTCTAAGGTGCTTCGACGCTGA
- a CDS encoding translation elongation factor EF-1, subunit alpha protein, putative: MADGGINHAPKSTFTFNVNAAEFTPSGSWYNYDQQEEKEKEQEMEKEVTEKLETLNVNEGEPAPEETEAVIAEVAEEKPAPPTEAKELSTKKKGGPTDSGVPPPDPRQHLNIVFIGHIDAGKSTTCGNILYLTGYVDERTIEKYEREAKDRNRESWFLAFIMDTNEEERQKGKTVEVGQARIETANKRFTILDAPGHKNYVPNMISGATQADCGVLILSARKGEFETGFDRGGQTREHTLLAKTLGVSHLIVAVNKMDDHTCDWSEARYNEVVQKLRPFLKTCGFVEGRNLNFLPISGLVGQNLMHHVSDPSYKGYCPKASWYPQTMPTLFQLLDGIDTAVFDDKAALRIPVTGAYRDNGVICMGKVESGTVTSGQTCIVMPHKVKVKVQNVLFDEEEFAYAKPGENIRLRIVGLDEDQISKGAIVCDVDRPCPVVTEFIAMVQIIDLLEHRPLITSGYFCVMHAHSVVVEMQFHKLLETTDKVTKKKKLNPTFVKNNTLVTAHLKVSSPICLEVFDTCQQLGRFTVRDEDKTIAVGKVLKLLNTE, translated from the coding sequence ATGGCTGACGGCGGCATTAACCACGCCCCCAAGTCgaccttcaccttcaatgTCAATGCCGCGGAATTCACGCCCAGCGGATCCTGGTACAACTACGACCAGCAGGAGGAGAAGGAAAAGGAGCAGGAGATGGAGAAGGAGGTGACGGAAAAGTTGGAGACTCTCAACGTCAACGAAGGGGAGCCAGCCCCCGAGGAAACGGAAGCCGTAATCGCAGAAGTGGCGGAGGAGAAGCCAGCACCACCAACGGAAGCGAAGGAGTTGTCGACGAAGAAGAAGGGAGGTCCGACCGACTCGGGAGTACCCCCGCCAGACCCGAGGCAGCACCTCAACATCGTCTTCATCGGACACATCGACGCCGGCAAGTCGACCACCTGTGGTAACATCCTCTACCTCACCGGATACGTGGACGAGCGCACCATCGAAAAGTATGAGCGCGAGGCCAAGGACAGGAACCGTGAGAGCTGGTTCCTTGCCTTCATTATGGACACCAACGAGGAGGAGCGCCAGAAAGGAAAAACCGTGGAAGTGGGGCAGGCCCGTATCGAAACCGCCAACAAAAGGTTCACGATTCTGGATGCACCCGGCCACAAGAACTACGTGCCAAACATGATCTCGGGCGCCACACAGGCGGACTGCGGTGTCCTCATCCTGTCCGCCCGTAAGGGTGAGTTCGAAACCGGGTTCGACCGTGGAGGGCAGACACGCGAGCACACGTTGCTGGCCAAGACTCTCGGAGTGAGCCACCTCATTGTGGCCGTCAACAAGATGGACGACCACACCTGCGACTGGTCCGAGGCCAGGTACAACGAAGTGGTCCAGAAGCTTCGTCCTTTCCTCAAAACCTGCGGGTTTGTCGAGGGCCGTAACCTCAACTTCCTGCCGATATCGGGTCTCGTCGGCCAGAACCTCATGCACCACGTCTCAGACCCCTCGTACAAAGGGTACTGCCCCAAGGCCTCCTGGTACCCACAGACCATGCCGACCCTGTTCCAGCTCCTCGACGGCATAGACACGGCAGTTTTCGACGACAAGGCCGCGCTCCGTATCCCCGTCACCGGCGCCTACAGGGACAACGGTGTCATTTGCATGGGCAAGGTGGAGTCCGGTACCGTCACCTCAGGTCAAACGTGCATTGTCATGCCCCATAAGGTCAAGGTTAAGGTGCAAAACGTGCTGTTCGACGAAGAAGAGTTCGCCTACGCCAAGCCGGGTGAAAACATCAGGCTGCGCATCGTCGGACTTGACGAGGACCAGATCAGCAAGGGCGCCATCGTCTGTGACGTCGACAGGCCGTGCCCCGTGGTCACCGAGTTCATTGCCATGGTGCAAATCATCGACCTCCTCGAGCACAGGCCGCTCATCACCTCGGGGTACTTCTGCGTCATGCACGCGCATAGTGTCGTCGTGGAGATGCAGTTCCACAAGCTGCTCGAGACCACCgacaaggtgaccaagaagaagaagctCAACCCCACCTTCGTGAAGAACAACACCCTCGTCACCGCCCACCTCAAGGTCTCGTCGCCCATCTGCCTCGAAGTCTTCGACACGTGCCAACAGCTGGGCAGGTTCACCGTGCGCGACGAGGACAAGACTATCGCCGTGGGCAAGGTGCTCAAACTCCTCAACACGGAATGA
- a CDS encoding Ribosomal_L37 domain containg protein,putative: MPVLQRQVHTGCVRYAPKQKGKKGAADTQRVTAASTDSAGDEHLFNIYAGIPEDHVMLPDEAYPSWLWQLDKPDKTYGELLQMFVYGKGIEDAQMRDYNRFRRLHNRHLIKLNNIRLQKARKFQIKGHLWDN; this comes from the coding sequence ATGCcggtgctgcagcggcAGGTTCACACTGGGTGTGTCCGCTACGCGCCTAAGCAGAAGGGGAAGAAGGGCGCCGCAGACACGCAGCGCGTGACCGCCGCGTCGACAGACAGCGCAGGCGACGAGCACCTGTTCAACATTTACGCCGGTATTCCGGAGGACCACGTGATGCTGCCGGACGAGGCGTACCCATCGTGGCTGTGGCAGCTGGACAAGCCGGACAAGACGTAcggcgagctgctgcagatgtTCGTGTACGGGAAGGGCATCGAGGACGCGCAGATGCGCGACTACAACCGTTTCCGGCGGCTGCACAACCGCCACCTCATCAAGCTGAACAACATCCGCCTGCAGAAGGCGCGCAAGTTCCAGATCAAGGGCCACCTGTGGGACAACTGA